In Eriocheir sinensis breed Jianghai 21 chromosome 29, ASM2467909v1, whole genome shotgun sequence, a single genomic region encodes these proteins:
- the LOC127004970 gene encoding uncharacterized protein LOC127004970, translated as MSRSRWEDKGERECLKDQPRRWGGRCASQMEWSVNSEASSRPPGPPPPPPRHRATPSPIDYRSESRRRHDNQDTQGGAGPTHEPQSLLGQPPPLFAGSWPIMPPPGVYPDADRGPHAMPHYPQHRWGQAHPGYFQRARGQYAFDVKWWAQQKQSMDAYLGGPSWGDDGKNDHQNPDMPQWSFGTRVMKGSRRNYHGRPGYGGPRGIESGAYEEAGHHHPRSSSSSSSAAHPASRGSRLGPRGSHHLDYQPRHEPGHSSSDHRSSDHRRQPHPSSHSQPPRSRDSSLDYRRKSSLERIDPQRSSSHPPPQGSKGSKWGKKKSKKGNGGGSWDVPGSFKSHSSPCKSIQPLSTNGALGMGRGGPSWPTHKDKKGKLGKASASYAEAAKKKALAAAASKLRRTFLASKKKGGGENALLEEAEGSDRTGRSPSDDNNAQDLTMPRRHPSCLEFDIDIRFSSKEWASVGRGQGGTAGVLADPQGSSTLGKHLHKGDSLREEQEDSGTYSDTDVGRNDSHWSPPPGPDQSSSSTRRRHLSESSGVIDLRKNPPSRGSTARPASVRTRSCSMSLVEGGAGTSRAGEQGGPHPSRVKLHLMPKLRRLMLKQLLSMDKKSLQELVDDPRSRKAQFMMTHLMSEHRVALSQRLAQQRFKTPDALPDDELQILNSLEGAQLSSLPPEVVQQVREILALEQEGGEGGWEATTMTLSDLLLHGTDSDQECQIISPPPRDPASTITIHDTDSEMEELPEDEDDEEEEEEDEDGESEHEEVGHVNLTANDESEMEEEEEEEDDDELEDEEVSKQQQQQISEDQVAPQSLASSSTNSITISSTSIANNADTTATITTTTTTTNNNITETVEVEGSVLGKIEVPPTPPSTSAAAKPSPAAPPLPLLPQIPVEVPMCVLEPLPGGSSREMTGQVQEPTLNLIGSPPQALIQRPAGEIVPVPGPSSLLLKVKEERPSPVSECGLCMHHPRTPHTSECVFPYGLAPPSPVALMPGPPRPLGATPPQRPVPHIAPRPPLAVSLYQRSIKQEELDESYLKFEHVKRPSSEERPKNPAPPDALPTLHPATAPGLHPAPHPRPLIFSPDNDLPDPPRPPPPPPPQFSPRIKVERHTPVQFMCCCMRNECERNSSHSAEMRPPSHRAVATPQPSERRPTPHLYKMEPPSPCASRARTPHPPPPSHPTHFVPPLVSPRSAVSGVEARVAGVEARVSIGVQTDREVRLPSHFDPTAGNRRLYIPNLSLARTVTPLATPAKVDQSTSTDDLPWEPFQGQDPQSPQPHQQQQQQQQQQQQPQQQQRSKSRGKGWWWHRAGRPRNHVAQLAAISNSINNFEWSAEAGTALQQMAVLGEQEGELLRHAELLDQEVHDLLRERRRVTEELSRLQQLRAGKLRQLVQQGGSGQEEAEGPGPRGPTGDSRPQRVSQQDSSSDGGEPMEGANSSMLDPAESLSQRYGGGGRGDACVQSTTDNASVVSSSQEKTPRVRSFSFSHTSSNDSSNESQSVRRQRCTSTCHSPGRGPKSREPQEGHYQGSNSPRGEYYQVGSVVGHLGLCPAANTDSETDNDTGARGAPVDSSEAKATVMEGQNTSRNRVSSLSSSAEGDTESEAPADHDEDVRISSLARKMSLDEGEAVVDSSQRPDDNKDNDSTHLEEPSQTSSGAQLGDAGPSKPQGLQKVEKMGAVKDASVCLKSGESVSSMTVLCTKLEPQDSPQRPATPPHASTHQPHPPLYFKSEVQDVPQTTGAENLKTEEQESVPPTSVKCEDNNEMLPLDGHLPLASTSQAASDGHALINTPKKTCLLSSPSTSSPMSSPESQKSRNTSSEHCYSLRSRGPPHRTRQALQRPPSSNQEEEKKRMDKQTDDHQPGHSREKEDDPGDDMDSEDGGEDKKRKRKRKSKRHRFNKRKKKKLHEKVGKQSPRTVSDGSSKGAASPARDEDTDETMESSGDELAFVTPPAHGCAVLDMKVVGGYLITASSDGTARCYDPASGQIMATYADHSDLVTCVGVVGQPNYDLETKFLVVTGSADKSVCVFNGKTGEVQQKREVGEGVRCMDIRWGQLFLGTEGGFGARWNFKDKGVTEMVQFCGKAVTSLKAMTEGGRRVLLVAAKTTPLMIRDAMTGLFLRTLEHIQLTVYATVSYGGLLYSGGSEKIIVYYDFTSGSSRGHLESEADVSCLSIYKDYLVATCYDGQVRIFCLKTGKLLHRLSLETTNKMFICSALYKDRLLVGNKTGEVVECRMPPELRALPNP; from the exons ATGAGCCGTTCCCGCTGGGAGGACAAAGGGGAACGTGAGTGTCTCAAGGATCAGCCAAGGCGATGGGGCGGCCGCTGTGCCTCACAGATGGAGTGGAGCGTTAACAGTGAAGCCAGCTCCCGCCCACCCgggcccccccctcctccccctcgccaccGGGCCACTCCCTCCCCCATTGATTACCGCAGCGAGAGCCGCCGCCGCCATGACAATCAGGATACCCAGGGGGGCGCTGGCCCCACCCACGAGCCCCAGTCCCTCCTGGGCCAGCCGCCACCCCTCTTTGCAGGGTCCTGGCCCATCATGCCCCCGCCGGGCGTGTACCCCGATGCTGACCGGGGGCCTCACGCCATGCCCCACTACCCTCAGCACCGCTGGGGCCAGGCCCACCCTGGCTACTTTCAGCGGGCGCGGGGCCAGTACGCTTTTGATGTGAAGTGGTGGGCGCAGCAGAAGCAATCAATGGACGCCTACCTAGGTGGCCCCAGCTGGGGCGACGACGGCAAGAACGACCACCAGAACCCCGACATGCCCCAGTGGTCCTTCGGCACCCGCGTCATGAAGGGCTCCAGGCGGAACTACCATGGGCGGCCGGGATATGGGGGCCCCAGGGGGATAGAGTCTGGAGCTTACGAGGAGGCTGGCCACCATCACccacggtcctcctcctcctcctcctcagcagcacACCCGGCCAGCAGGGGCAGCCGGCTGGGGCCCCGCGGCAGCCACCACCTGGACTACCAGCCCCGCCACGAGCCCGGCCACAGCTCCTCTGACCACCGCTCCTCCGACCACCGCCGCCAGCCCCACCCCTCCAGCCACTCACAACCCCCCAGGAGCCGGGACAGCTCCCTTGACTACAGACGGAAGAGCTCGTTGGAGCGGATCGACCCTCAGCGGAGCAGCTCCCACCCCCCGCCCCAAGGGTCTAAGGGGTCCAAGTGGggcaagaagaagagcaagaagggtAATGGGGGCGGGTCATGGGATGTACCTGGTAGCTTTAAGTCTCACAGTTCACCTTGCAAAAGTATACAACCTCTCAGTACAAATGGGGCGCTTGGGATGGGGCGGGGCGGGCCCAGCTGGCCCACACACAAGGACAAGAAGGGTAAGCTGGGGAAGGCCAGTGCCAGCTATGCCGAGGCCGCCAAGAAGAAGGCACTGGCAGCAGCCGCTAGTAAACTGCGGCGCACCTTCCTGGCAtccaagaagaagggaggaggagagaacgcaCTGCTGGAGGAGGCCGAGGGGAGCGACAGGACCGGCCGGAGCCCCTCTGACGACAACAACGCCCAGGACCTCACCATGCCCCGCCGCCACCCCAGCTGTCTGGAGTTTGACATTGACATCCGCTTCAGCTCCAAGGAGTGGGCATCCGTGGGGCGGGGCCAGGGTGGCACGGCAGGGGTGCTGGCCGACCCCCAGGGCTCCTCCACTCTGGGGAAACACTTGCATAAGGGGGATAGCttgagggaggagcaggaggactcCGGCACATACTCAGACACAGACGTGGGGCGCAATGACTCCCACTGGTCACCCCCGCCCGGCCCcgaccagtcctcctcctccacccggcGGCGGCACCTCTCGGAGAGCTCGGGTGTCATCGACCTTCGCAAGAACCCCCCGAGTCGTGGGTCCACCGCCCGCCCTGCCAGCGTGCGCACCCGCTCCTGCTCCATGAGTCTGGTGGAGGGCGGGGCAGGCACCAGCCGGGCGGGGGAGCAGGGCGGCCCACATCCCTCCAGGGTCAAGCTGCACCTCATGCCCAAGCTGAGGCGCCTCATGTTAAAGCAACTCCTCAGCATGGACAAGAAATCCCTCCAG GAGTTAGTCGACGATCCCCGCTCCCGGAAGGCCCAGTTCATGATGACGCACCTCATGTCGGAGCACCGCGTGGCCCTCTCGCAGCGCCTGGCCCAGCAGCGCTTCAAGACCCCGGACGCCCTGCCAGACGACGAACTGCAGATCCTCAACAGCCTGGAGGGGGCGCAACTCAGCTCCCTCCCACCTGAAGTGGTGCAGCAG GTCCGTGAGATTCTGGCACTGGAGCAGGAGGGCGGCGAGGGAGGCTGGGAGGCAACAACCATGACCCTCagtgacctcctcctccacggcACCGACTCAGACCAGGAGTGCCAGATCATCTCCCCGCCCCCCCGCGACCccgcctccaccatcaccatccacgaCACGGACTCGGAGATGGAGGAACTGCccgaggatgaggatgacgaggaggaggaggaggaggatgaggatggggagagcGAGCATGAGGAAGTGGGACATGTTAACCTGACAGCAAATGACGagagtgagatggaggaggaagaggaggaggaggatgatgatgagttAGAGGACGAGGAAGTCAgtaaacagcaacagcaacagatATCAGAGGACCAAGTCGCACCTCAATCCCTGGCGAGCAGTAGTACCAACagcatcaccatcagcagcaccAGCATCGCCAATAACGccgacaccaccgccaccatcaccaccaccaccaccaccacaaacaacaacattaCCGAGACCGTCGAAGTGGAAGGAAGCGTACTCGGCAAAATCGAGGTGCCACCAACCCCTCCTTCCACGAGCGCTGCCGCGAAGCCCTCCCCTGCGgcacccccccttcctctcctcccccagatCCCGGTGGAGGTTCCCATGTGTGTGTTGGAGCCCCTGCCGGGAGGAAGCAGCAGGGAGATGACAGGGCAGGTTCAGGAGCCCACCTTGAACCTCATCGGAAGCCCCCCGCAGGCATTGATACAGAGGCCGGCGGGAGAGATTGTACCTGTCCCCGGCCCCAGCTCACTGCTCCTCAAG GTTAAGGAGGAGCGCCCATCCCCTGTCAGTGAGTGTGGGCTGTGCATGCACCACCCACGCACACCCCACACCTCAGAATGCGTGTTCCCCTACGGCCTGGCTCCCCCATCCCCTGTGGCCCTCATGCCTGGTCCACCACGCCCCCTGGGAGCCACCCCACCCCAGCGCCCCGTACCCCACATCGCACCGCGGCCACCACTCGCTGTCTCACTCTACCAGCGCTCCATCAAGCAGGAGGAACTggatg AGTCATACCTCAAATTTGAACACGTGAAGCGGCCGTCCTCAGAGGAGCGCCCCAAGAACCCTGCCCCCCCTGACGCCCTGCCCACCTTGCACCCCGCCACAGCCCCCGGCCTCCACCCGGCCCCCCACCCGCGGCCACTCATCTTCTCCCCAGACAATGATTTACCCGACCCGCCGAggccgccccccccgccccccccacagTTCAGCCCTCGCATCAAGGTGGAGCGCCACACCCCCGTCCAGTTCATGTGTTGCTGCATGAGGAATGAGTGTGAGAGGAACAGTTCGCACAGCGCTGAGATGCGGCCGCCGTCACACCGCGCCGTGGCCACACCACAGCCCTCCGAGAGACGCCCCACACCGCACCTCTACAAGATGGAGCCCCCGTCCCCCTGTGCTTCCCGCGCCAGGACGCCTcatccaccccctccctcacaccccacgcACTTTGTCCCGCCATTGGTCTCCCCGCGGTCAGCTGTCTCAGGGGTTGAAGCAAGAGTTGCCGGAGTTGAGGCGCGGGTGAGCATCGGAGTCCAGACAGACCGTGAGGTGAGGCTCCCGTCACACTTTGACCCCACCGCCGGCAACAGGAGGCTGTACATCCCCAACCTGAGCCTGGCGAGAACCGTCACCCcactcgccacccccgccaaggTGGACCAGAGCACCAGCACAGATGACCTGCCCTGGGAGCCCTTCCAGGGTCAAGACCCACAGTCCCCACAGCcccatcagcaacaacaacagcagcaacagcagcagcaacagccgcagcagcagcagaggagcAAGAGCcgagggaagggttggtggtggcaccgggcgggccGCCCCAGGAATCATGTAGCCCAGCTGGCTGCAATATCTAATTCTATAAATAACTTTGAGTGGAGTGCTGAGGCAGGGACAGCACTGCAGCAGATGGCAGTGCTGGGAGAGCAGGAGGGGGAGCTGCTGCGCCACGCTGAGCTGCTGGACCAGGAAGTGCACGACCTGCTCAGAGAGAGGCGACGGGTGACGGAGGAGTTGTCCCGCTTGCAGCAGTTGAGAGCAGGAAAGCTGAGGCAGCTGGTGCAGCAGGGTGGCTCTGgccaggaggaggcagagggtcCTGGGCCCCGGGGACCAACAGGAGACTCACGGCCCCAGAGGGTGAGCCAGCAGGACTCAAGTTCTGACGGTGGGGAGCCCATGGAGGGGGCCAACTCCAGCATGCTGGACCCCGCAGAGAGCCTGTCCCAGCGCTATGGTGGGGGAGGGCGCGGGGACGCCTGTGTTCAGTCCACCACAGACAACGCCTCGGTGGTGTCGTCCTCGCAGGAGAAGACTCCCAGGGTGCGTTCCTTCAGCTTCTCCCACACCTCCTCCAACGACTCCAGCAATGAATCTCAGTCAGTGAGGAGACAGCGTTGCACCTCCACCTGCCACTCCCCTGGACGGGGCCCCAAGTCCAGAGAGCCCCAGGAGGGCCACTACCAGGGGTCCAACAGTCCCAGGGGAGAGTACTACCAGGTGGGGAGTGTGGTGGGGCACCTGGGCCTTTGTCCTGCTGCCAACACTGACTCAGAGACAGACAATGACACAGGGGCCCGGGGGGCACCCGTGGACAGCTCAGAGGCTAAGGCTACCGTGATGGAGGGCCAGAACACCTCCAGAAACAGGGTGAGCTCCCTCTCCAGCTCAGCAGAGGGGGACACGGAGAGTGAGGCGCCGGCCGACCACGACGAGGACGTCAGGATATCCAGCCTGGCCCGCAAGATGTCCCTGGACGAGGGTGAGGCCGTGGTGGACTCCTCACAGAGGCCGGACGACAACAAGGACAATGACTCCACTCACCTGGAGGAACCTTCACAGACCAGTTCAGGAGCACAGCTAGGGGATGCAGGCCCCAGCAAGCCCCAGGGGCTACAGAAGGTGGAAAAGATGGGGGCTGTGAAGGATGCAAGTGTGTGTCTCAAGTCTGGGGAGTCTGTGTCCTCCATGACAGTTCTGTGCACTAAGTTGGAGCCCCAGGACAGTCCTCAGAGGCCTGCAACGCCCCCTCACGCCTCCACCCACCAGCCACACCCACCCTTGTATTTTAAATCTGAGGTGCAGGATGTCCCGCAGACGACTGGTGCAGAGAACCTGAAGACGGAGGAGCAGGAGAGCGTCCCTCCAACAAGTGTGAAGTGCGAGGATAATAATGAGATGCTGCCTCTGGACGGCCACCTCCCCCTCGCCTCCACCTCACAGGCAGCCTCAGACGGACACGCCCTCATCAACACTCCAAAAAAGACTTGCTTGCTCTCCTCCCCATCAACCTCCTCCCCCATGTCCTCCCCAGAGAGCCAGAAATCCAGGAACACCTCGAGTGAACACTGCTACAGCCTCAGGTCACGAGGGCCACCACACCGCACCAGGCAGGCACTCCAGAGGCCCCCAAGCAgcaaccaggaggaggagaagaagaggatggacAAACAAACAGATGATCACCAGCCAGGACACAGccgggagaaggaggacgacccCGGGGATGACATGGACTCGGAAGATGGTGGcgaggacaagaagaggaagcggaagaggaagtcCAAGCGTCACAGATTTAATAAGCGCAAGAAAAAGAAGCTGCACGAGAAGGTCGGCAAGCAGTCCCCCCGCACGGTGTCTGACGGCAGCAGCAAGGGGGCGGCCTCCCCTGCGCGGGACGAGGACACGGATGAGACCATGGAGAGCTCCGGGGATGAGTTGGCCTTCGTGACGCCTCCTGCTCATGGCTGTGCTGTTTTGGACATGAAG GTGGTCGGCGGCTACCTCATAACAGCCTCCAGTGACGGCACAGCTCGGTGCTATGACCCAGCCTCCGGGCAGATCATGGCCACGTACGCCGACCACTCAGACCTCGTCACATGCGTCGGGGTGGTGGGCCAGCCGAACTACGACCTGGAGACCAAGTTCCTGGTGGTGACGGGCTCGGCTGACAAGAGTGTGTGCGTCTTCAATGGCAAG ACTGGTGAGGTGCAGCAGAAGAGGGAGGTGGGCGAGGGGGTGCGCTGCATGGACATCCGTTGGGGCCAGCTCTTCCTGGGCACCGAGGGAGGCTTTGGGGCGCGCTGGAACTTCAAG GACAAGGGCGTGACGGAGATGGTGCAGTTCTGCGGCAAGGCGGTGACCAGTCTGAAGGCCATGACTGAGGGGGGGCGCCGTGTGCTGCTGGTGGCGGCCAAGACTACGCCACTCATGATAAGGGACGCCATGACAG GGCTGTTCCTGCGCACGTTGGAGCACATTCAGCTGACGGTGTACGCCACTGTGTCGTACGGTGGCCTGCTGTACAGTGGAGGCTCGGAGAAGATCATTGTTTACTACGACTTCACG